A portion of the Psilocybe cubensis strain MGC-MH-2018 chromosome 10, whole genome shotgun sequence genome contains these proteins:
- a CDS encoding OTU domain-containing protein 3: MCCLFGYILPVHLLYVVHHTPSSTLPQLLQPTPSASLPDQLRLLGLYAAPTLGDGNCLFRALADQVHGSPVRHAEVRRDVCDWIEKWGERYEGFVEFEGSEEDEGRGKSKGKEKEKEKEKDSGAGAGEDKGEGSSNSAGKGPSPRLAAYLRNMRQNGTYGGHMELSAFAHMTRRDVKVVQPGLVYVIEWRAGSGSGSGSSAESQSQSQEKKEEEVKDAAKPVSVSASASIATSATPVSNRRATRSANALSAPPAKVPPKDRDEGKTKVKTGRHGYYVLEEVSSDEEDDKQALGLGLGNRRGASRGTAPAASAEVSEEKEEKEVQQQLVAPEPTPSPTPAPVSAEVKHEEEEQSGGPTVYVAYHDWEHFSSIRNLRGPHTGLPNIQETPAHSHPAYVPPADTVSAPAALSKEALKEREREKKRERKEKERERERERREKGKEKIVSASASASAGLKVKLKLTASKTGTPAPSASASVSASAPVVPAVGAQAQAQDPLAVPLPTSRSASPFPVSSLASTSTSASGSTGSRSPQPQSQTQPPSSASTISSTSTSTSTSTSLSTSTHTAISPGVNINLNLNLQAPHMAHLHASPLALARHHEQQQQHSHLHHRSPKRSFDESSASGGDGESASGSEKRSRRRVGSVSVGSVPGDVRLRASVGGENMDVDVDVVEVEGEGQGEGEGEGEGEAGTPGLSAPGSSSSETSSEVVSEEEEGDADEGGGDARHPHHMDAVDDDEMSALSSVPPTPPPEPELDLDVVQEEHDMDDMDIPRIVNARLSPPPSSTMSSLSNSHPNSKKPKSRKGTPLSSTSTSTSFSQNTYTAQLGPKELTRRQRKALGLPKARPRLAGGMSAGKIVIPGGRWTGREMTPHGVGVGGGRDGGGGDGEEEEEWRRNGTGRLDVRGFRELKI; the protein is encoded by the exons ATGTGCTGTCTTTTTGGTTATATTCTTCCGGTCCATTTACTATACGTCGTTCATCACACACCATCTTCAACTCTACCACAGCTCCTACAACCCACGCCCTCCGCCTCACTTCCCGACCAGCTGCGGCTGCTCGGGCTATACGCCGCGCCGACGCTAGGCGACGGCAACTGCCTCTTCCGCGCGCTCGCGGACCAGGTGCACGGCTCGCCTGTGCGCCACGCCGAGGTGCGCCGGGACGTGTGCGATTGGATCGAGAAGTGGGGGGAGAGGTATGAGGGGTTTGTAGAGTTTGAAGGgagcgaggaggatgaggggCGGGGGAAGAGTAaagggaaggagaaagaaaaggagaaggagaaggatagcggggcaggggcaggggagGATAAAGGTGAAGGCAGTAGTAACAGTGCGGGGAAAGGCCCGTCGCCGCGTCTTGCGGCGTATTTGAGGAATATGCGGCAGAATGGGACGTACGGTGGTCATATGGAGCTCTCGGCGTTTGCGCATATGACGAGGCGCGATGTGAAGGTTGTGCAGCCGGGCTTGGTGTATGTTATTGAGTGGCGCGcggggagtgggagtgggtcGGGGTCCAGTGCGGAGAgccagagtcagagtcaggagaagaaggaagaagaggtgaAGGATGCTGCTAAgcctgtttctgtttctgcttctgcttcgatAGCGACGAGCGCTACGCCGGTGTCGAATAGACGCGCGACGCGCTCTGCGAATGCACTGTCAGCTCCTCCGGCCAAGGTCCCGCCGAAAGACAGAGACGAGGGAAAGACGAAGGTGAAAACGGGGCGGCATGGATATTACGTGTTGGAGGAGGTGAGCagcgatgaggaagatgataaGCAGgcgttggggttggggttgggtaACCGTAGGGGTGCGAGTCGGGGTACGGCACCGGCGGCGTCGGCAGAGGTGAgtgaggagaaggaggagaaggaggtgcagcagcagctcgtTGCACCTGAGCCGACGCCGTCACCGACGCCTGCGCCCGTGTCGGCGGAGGTAAAgcatgaggaggaggagcagtcGGGAGGGCCGACGGTGTATGTCGC GTACCATGACTGGGAACATTTCTCCTCCATCCGCAACCTGCGCGGTCCACATACAGGCCTACCCAACATCCAAGAAACACCCGCGCACTCGCATCCGGCATATGTGCCTCCAGCAGACACGGTCTCCGCGCCAGCGGCGCTGAGCAAGGAAGCGTTGAAAGAACGCGAGCGCGAGAAGAAGCGCgaaaggaaggagaaggagcgtgagagggagagggagcgtAGGGAGAAGGGCAAGGAGAAGATTGTTAGTGCGAGTGCTAGTGCTAGTGCGGGGTTGAAGgtcaagttgaagttgacgGCGAGTAAGACGGGGACGCCTGCGCCTAgtgcgtctgcgtctgtgTCTGCGTCTGCGCCGGTGGTTCCTGCTGTGGGGGctcaggcgcaggcgcaggacCCGTTGGCGGTTCCGCTTCCAACGTCCCGTTCGGCGTCGCCCTTCCCTGTGTCGTCGTTggcttcgacttcgacttcagCTTCTGGTTCGACTGGCTCGCGGTCTCCGCAACCGCAGTCACAAACCCAGCCACCATCGTCTGCATCAACTATCtcctccacatccacatccacatctacatctacatcGTTATCAACTTCAACGCATACAGCTATCTCTCCTGGTGTAAAtatcaacctcaacctcaacctccaAGCGCCGCATATGGCGCATCTGCACGCTAGCCCTCTCGCTCTCGCGCGACATCAcgagcagcaacagcaacactCACACCTGCACCACCGCTCGCCGAAGCGCTCGTTTGACGAGTCGAGTGCGAGCGGTGGGGACGGGGAGAGTGCGAGTGGGAGCGAGAAGCGCAGTCGGAGGCGGGTGGGGAGTGTTAGTGTTGGTTCTGTGCCGGGGGATGTGAGGCTGAGAGCCTCGGTTGGTGGAGAGAATATGgatgtcgatgttgatgttgttgaagtgGAAGGTGAAGGACAAggcgaaggtgaaggtgaaggtgaaggtgaagcgGGCACACCAGGGCTATCAGCGCCCGGGTCGAGCTCGTCCGAGACGAGTTCGGAGGTTGTCtctgaagaggaagagggcgATGCCGACGAGGGTGGCGGCGATGCCCGTCACCCTCATCATATGGACGCTGTAGATGACGACGAGATGTCCGCGCTCTCCTCTGTCCCACCCACACCCCCACCCGAGCCCGAGCTCGATCTGGACGTCGTCCAGGAAGAACACGACATGGACGATATGGATATCCCGCGCATTGTGAATGCGCGGTTGTCGCCTCCGCCTTCTTCTACGATGTCTTCTCTCTCCAACTCCCATCCTAATTCTAAAAAGCCAAAGTCGCGTAAAGGCACacccctctcctccacctccacctccacctccttctcGCAAAACACGTACACGGCACAGTTGGGCCCTAAAGAGCTGACACGACGTCAGCGCAAGGCGCTTGGGCTGCCGAAAGCGCGTCCTCGTCTGGCGGGGGGGATGAGTGCGGGCAAGATTGTTATTCCTGGAGGGAGGTGGACGGGGCGGGAGATGACGCCGCatggtgtgggtgtgggtggaggtagggatggaggagggggggatggagaggaggaggaggagtggaGGAGGAATGGGACGGGACGCTTGGATGTTCGTGGGTTTAGGGAGTTGAAGATTTAG